A single genomic interval of Lewinellaceae bacterium harbors:
- a CDS encoding glycoside hydrolase family 92 protein, whose protein sequence is MKRLLLPVILLMAIGCKQEAPTLDVLTYVDPMIGTGFHGHTYPGVTLPFGAVQLSPDTRINGWDACSGYHASDTTILGFSHTHLSGTGIGDLGDVLILPYADDSAMAPVATFRHEQEEAHPGYYQVRFDNFPVTAELTTTDHVGYHRYTWDQGVTPRILLDLSHSLHEMWGRKSIADSLEIIDSQTIRGMRQSTGWAYDEKCYFYLHSSVPFKILTAYRDSMQIPVEKNMSGAQLWAHLEFPEDVSEVELQVGISGVDEAGAEKNWQAEGQSSFDAVRTQAENNWRKALAVVEVSATESVMKNFYTALYHSMLAPQEYQDVDGRYRGMDKQIHQAEGFTNYTVYSLWDVFRAWYPLMTIVQPERAAAWAENLVLKYDEGGLLPKWPLVANYTGTMVGYPAAAILADALAKDLPGINWNQALEALQIASTYHPERLANIPEPGARGVMSKHIHFIEKNQFVPVDSVGESVSYGLECAYYDWCIAQVAHKLGRDSLAAVYDRRAKYYQLYFDPQTGFMRGKLSNGQWRVPFSPRYSQHDQGDFTEGNAWQWSWFVPHDVQAYAQLMGGDQVFINKLDSLFSVSSEIEGANASADITGLIGQYAHGNEPSHHIAYLYDYLGQPWKTQEIVDTILTTLYAPTIDGIVGNEDCGQMSAWYVLSALGFYQVCPGDPVYAIGRPLVDDATIHLPGGKSFHITAKNNNLQNKYIQSVTLNGKPLEKMFFSHQELMNGGELVFQMSHEPKME, encoded by the coding sequence ATGAAACGACTGCTCCTCCCGGTAATCTTGTTGATGGCAATTGGTTGCAAACAAGAGGCGCCGACCTTGGATGTCCTGACTTATGTGGATCCCATGATCGGTACCGGATTTCACGGGCATACCTATCCGGGCGTAACCCTGCCTTTTGGCGCTGTACAACTCAGCCCGGACACCCGCATCAACGGCTGGGACGCCTGCAGCGGTTATCATGCATCTGATACGACGATCCTGGGTTTCTCCCACACCCATCTCAGCGGTACGGGTATTGGAGACCTGGGCGACGTGCTTATTTTACCCTATGCCGATGACTCCGCAATGGCTCCTGTCGCTACTTTTCGTCATGAACAGGAAGAAGCGCATCCGGGATATTACCAGGTCCGGTTTGATAACTTTCCGGTCACTGCAGAACTGACCACTACAGACCATGTGGGTTATCACCGCTATACCTGGGATCAGGGGGTGACACCCAGGATTTTGCTTGATCTGAGTCATTCACTGCATGAGATGTGGGGACGCAAGAGTATCGCCGATTCGTTGGAGATCATTGATTCGCAGACGATAAGAGGTATGCGCCAGTCCACCGGCTGGGCGTACGATGAAAAATGTTATTTCTACCTCCACAGCAGCGTCCCCTTTAAGATTTTAACTGCCTACCGGGATAGTATGCAGATCCCCGTAGAAAAAAATATGTCTGGTGCTCAGCTTTGGGCACACCTGGAGTTTCCAGAGGATGTCTCTGAGGTGGAATTGCAGGTGGGAATCAGTGGGGTGGATGAAGCCGGTGCAGAAAAGAACTGGCAGGCGGAAGGACAAAGCTCGTTTGATGCTGTACGTACTCAGGCAGAAAATAACTGGCGGAAAGCGCTGGCAGTCGTTGAAGTAAGTGCAACGGAATCGGTGATGAAAAACTTCTATACGGCATTGTATCATTCCATGCTGGCGCCCCAGGAATACCAGGATGTGGACGGACGCTATCGTGGCATGGATAAGCAGATTCATCAGGCGGAAGGATTTACAAATTATACGGTGTATTCGCTGTGGGATGTCTTCCGGGCCTGGTACCCACTGATGACCATCGTTCAGCCTGAGCGCGCAGCTGCCTGGGCGGAAAATCTGGTTTTGAAATACGACGAAGGGGGACTTTTGCCCAAGTGGCCGCTGGTGGCAAACTATACCGGCACCATGGTGGGTTACCCTGCGGCAGCGATCCTGGCCGATGCGCTGGCAAAAGACCTGCCTGGTATCAACTGGAATCAAGCCCTGGAAGCATTGCAGATCGCTTCAACCTATCATCCGGAACGCCTGGCCAATATCCCGGAGCCGGGAGCGCGGGGAGTCATGTCGAAACACATTCACTTTATCGAAAAGAATCAATTTGTCCCGGTTGACTCCGTGGGTGAGTCGGTCTCTTACGGGTTGGAGTGTGCCTATTACGACTGGTGCATTGCTCAGGTTGCGCATAAACTGGGGCGGGACTCCCTGGCGGCGGTTTACGACCGGCGTGCCAAATATTACCAGCTGTATTTCGATCCCCAGACAGGATTCATGCGCGGCAAATTGTCCAATGGACAGTGGCGGGTACCCTTCAGTCCTCGCTATTCGCAACACGATCAGGGTGATTTTACTGAAGGAAATGCCTGGCAATGGTCCTGGTTTGTCCCACACGATGTGCAGGCTTATGCGCAATTGATGGGAGGAGACCAGGTATTCATAAATAAGCTGGATTCGCTGTTTTCGGTGAGTTCGGAGATTGAAGGTGCCAATGCATCTGCGGACATCACCGGCCTGATCGGGCAGTATGCCCATGGCAATGAACCCAGTCATCACATTGCCTACCTCTACGATTACCTCGGTCAGCCCTGGAAGACACAGGAGATTGTCGATACCATCCTGACCACTTTGTACGCTCCAACCATCGACGGCATTGTGGGGAATGAAGATTGCGGACAGATGAGTGCCTGGTATGTGCTGAGCGCTCTGGGGTTTTACCAGGTATGTCCGGGAGATCCGGTTTATGCGATTGGCCGCCCCCTGGTGGATGATGCGACGATCCATTTGCCCGGAGGCAAGTCATTCCACATCACGGCGAAGAATAATAATCTGCAGAATAAATACATTCAGTCAGTCACCCTGAATGGCAAGCCACTGGAGAAGATGTTCTTCAGCCATCAGGAATTGATGAATGGTGGCGAATTGGTATTTCAGATGAGCCATGAACCTAAGATGGAATAG
- a CDS encoding CotH kinase family protein, producing the protein MIFRFIIILLALVPFKGITQSLTSSNLPIFIITTDKDPVTGVPREIPDEPKILGSMKIIFHEDGTRNWLTDQAEDQYLNYDGRIKIEIRGSSSQVLPKKAYGFTTLKNDDDSNNNVELLGMPKENDWVLNGLAFDSSMVRDILSYDLARAMGQYAPRGQYCEVIINNDYKGVYLLLEKIKVDEGRVNILKMDEEDVNYPNVTGGYITKADKTTGGDPVAWSMGSSTGNAIDFIHESPKPEDIRSQQNDYIKNQFLTLHATSNTHNASPEDGYPAIIDVPSFIDFMLINELTANVDGYTFSTFYHKDRLGKLRAGPVWDFNLTFGNDLFFWSLDRSHTDAWQFDNGDNTGPFFWKNLYDDPAFHCYLSQSWQSLTSPGGALNADVIQAHIDSLAAVIAEAQVREQARWHTVGTWLDQQAAMKSWLQARIDWMDERLADTGPCLDHQLPNLVISRIHYHPEDAGDVDGDDLEFIAITNQDAQPADLTGIYFLNLGVNYVFPAGATLAPGELIYLASNSHAFTAYYGFQPFGEFSRNLSNKSFDLVLADAFGNQIDEVHYYDSDPWPEEADGDGPYLQLIDPSADNNRAENWEASSGPVSAITEVAGEAGIMLYPNPANNSLMIFSPAIAIHTVQVLDLTGRTLLLQELPGTSEVPLSLEGIPGGVYWVKIKTESDHLIMKKLVKF; encoded by the coding sequence ATGATCTTTCGATTTATCATAATTCTGCTAGCGCTTGTGCCATTCAAGGGCATCACCCAATCCCTGACAAGCAGTAATCTGCCCATCTTCATCATCACGACCGATAAAGATCCCGTCACGGGAGTGCCGCGGGAAATTCCCGACGAACCCAAAATCCTGGGATCCATGAAGATCATATTTCATGAAGACGGCACCCGTAACTGGCTTACCGATCAGGCGGAAGACCAATACCTGAATTACGATGGACGCATCAAGATTGAGATTCGCGGATCCTCATCGCAGGTATTGCCGAAAAAGGCCTATGGTTTTACTACCCTGAAGAACGATGATGACTCGAACAATAATGTGGAGCTCCTGGGCATGCCCAAGGAAAACGACTGGGTGCTAAATGGGCTGGCCTTTGACTCCTCCATGGTAAGAGACATCCTGTCCTATGACCTGGCTCGTGCCATGGGACAATACGCACCACGGGGACAGTATTGTGAAGTGATCATCAACAACGACTACAAAGGGGTCTACCTCCTATTGGAAAAGATCAAAGTGGATGAAGGACGAGTTAACATTCTCAAGATGGATGAAGAAGATGTAAACTATCCGAATGTAACTGGTGGGTATATCACCAAGGCAGACAAAACGACCGGTGGCGATCCGGTGGCCTGGAGCATGGGCTCCTCAACGGGCAATGCTATTGATTTTATCCATGAGTCTCCTAAACCAGAGGACATCCGGTCTCAGCAGAATGACTACATCAAAAATCAGTTCTTAACCTTACACGCCACCAGCAATACCCACAATGCAAGCCCGGAGGATGGCTATCCTGCCATCATCGATGTGCCCAGCTTTATCGACTTCATGCTGATTAACGAGCTGACGGCAAATGTCGACGGCTACACCTTCAGCACCTTTTATCATAAAGACCGGCTGGGAAAATTGCGGGCGGGACCTGTGTGGGACTTTAATCTGACCTTTGGCAATGACTTGTTCTTCTGGAGCCTCGATCGCAGCCATACCGACGCCTGGCAGTTTGACAATGGAGACAACACCGGTCCTTTTTTCTGGAAGAACCTCTACGATGATCCGGCATTTCACTGTTACCTGTCCCAATCCTGGCAATCCTTAACCAGTCCCGGTGGCGCCTTGAATGCGGATGTCATCCAGGCCCATATTGACAGCCTAGCAGCAGTGATCGCAGAAGCCCAGGTACGGGAACAAGCCCGCTGGCACACCGTTGGAACCTGGCTCGACCAGCAAGCTGCCATGAAGTCCTGGTTACAGGCACGCATAGACTGGATGGACGAACGCCTGGCCGACACCGGACCCTGTCTTGATCACCAACTACCGAACCTGGTCATTTCCCGCATCCATTACCATCCGGAAGATGCCGGTGACGTGGATGGCGACGACCTGGAATTTATCGCTATAACCAATCAGGATGCGCAACCGGCAGACCTTACCGGTATTTATTTTCTGAATCTCGGTGTGAATTATGTCTTCCCAGCCGGTGCCACGCTGGCTCCCGGAGAACTCATTTATCTGGCCAGCAATTCGCATGCATTTACCGCTTATTATGGCTTCCAGCCGTTTGGAGAATTTTCCCGTAACCTTTCCAATAAATCCTTCGATCTGGTATTGGCAGATGCATTTGGCAATCAAATCGACGAGGTGCATTATTATGATTCCGATCCCTGGCCGGAAGAAGCCGATGGGGACGGTCCCTATCTGCAATTGATCGATCCCTCTGCCGATAATAATAGGGCGGAAAACTGGGAAGCCTCCAGCGGACCCGTGAGTGCGATAACTGAGGTTGCTGGAGAAGCCGGAATAATGTTGTATCCTAATCCTGCCAATAATAGTTTGATGATTTTCAGCCCGGCAATTGCCATCCATACCGTGCAGGTATTGGATTTGACCGGTCGTACGCTGCTTCTTCAGGAATTACCCGGAACTTCCGAAGTTCCCCTTTCACTCGAGGGAATACCTGGTGGTGTTTATTGGGTTAAGATCAAAACAGAGTCGGATCACTTGATTATGAAGAAATTGGTCAAATTTTAA
- a CDS encoding AI-2E family transporter, with product MKWNNRYAFIIGVILFVAAVTYLFSDIVTYVLIAWVLAMITQPVYRFFMNRLKLSHRSWGNSVAALLTMLALLAVVVLLVLILVPPILTQASNLANVDIYAVIGRLEEPFVAFQKWLGRMGINYEEGLGRQSITDTVQRYFPFARIGDWVSSILGAASSFLFGLFAVAFILFFFLREDRLFINFIVALTPREYETRMESTVTETTQMLRRYFAGILLQITCITIIVFTGLSIFGIKNALLIGFFAAVINVIPYLGPLIGAIFGILLTASTYISLPFYPDLFSLLVKVAAVFAVMQLTDNMLLQPLIFSKSVKAHPLEIFLVILLGGKLGGIVGMVLAIPSYIVIRVFARVFLSEFKIVQKIGGGNGNVEG from the coding sequence ATGAAATGGAATAATCGATATGCCTTCATCATCGGCGTCATCCTCTTTGTGGCGGCGGTGACTTATCTGTTCAGCGATATTGTCACGTATGTGCTGATCGCCTGGGTTCTGGCTATGATCACCCAGCCGGTATACCGGTTTTTTATGAACAGGCTGAAACTCAGTCACCGCTCGTGGGGAAACTCGGTCGCGGCGTTGCTGACCATGCTGGCTTTACTGGCTGTGGTGGTGCTGCTGGTCCTGATCCTGGTACCTCCGATTCTGACCCAGGCTTCGAATCTGGCCAATGTGGATATCTATGCCGTGATCGGCCGGCTGGAAGAGCCTTTTGTGGCCTTTCAGAAGTGGCTGGGTCGCATGGGAATCAACTATGAAGAAGGCCTGGGGCGGCAATCCATTACCGATACAGTACAGCGCTATTTCCCCTTTGCCCGCATTGGAGACTGGGTGAGTTCTATACTGGGAGCGGCGAGCAGCTTTCTTTTTGGTTTGTTTGCCGTTGCATTTATTCTTTTCTTTTTCCTGCGGGAAGACCGGTTGTTCATCAATTTTATCGTTGCCCTGACGCCCCGTGAGTACGAAACCCGCATGGAGAGTACCGTGACCGAGACCACGCAGATGTTACGTCGTTATTTCGCGGGAATCCTGTTGCAAATTACCTGTATCACCATCATCGTATTCACCGGACTGAGCATTTTTGGTATTAAGAATGCGTTGCTCATTGGATTTTTTGCTGCTGTCATCAATGTGATCCCCTATCTGGGCCCACTGATCGGCGCCATTTTTGGCATCCTGCTTACGGCGTCAACCTACATCAGCCTGCCTTTTTATCCGGACCTTTTTTCACTGCTGGTCAAGGTTGCTGCTGTCTTTGCCGTGATGCAGTTGACCGATAATATGCTCCTCCAACCACTTATTTTCTCTAAGAGCGTAAAAGCACACCCACTGGAGATTTTTCTGGTCATTCTGCTGGGCGGCAAGCTGGGCGGTATCGTAGGCATGGTGCTTGCCATCCCAAGTTACATCGTGATCCGTGTCTTTGCCAGGGTATTTCTGAGTGAGTTCAAGATCGTGCAGAAGATAGGGGGTGGAAATGGAAATGTGGAGGGTTGA
- a CDS encoding mannonate dehydratase, which translates to MKLGLGLYKSTLTAKNFAFARQTGATHIVAQLVDYIRGDNPRLTNDYHRGWGETRNQDRPWTYEMLAALQKDIASHGLTLEAIENLDPSHWYDVLLDGPHKVQQLEGIKQLIRNMGKLGIPILGYYFSLAGVWGWKLAPVGRGDANSVVFDADKIDLSIPIPAGMVWNMSYADPIPGATVPGTSREEMWQRLQYFLDVLLPVAEENNVRLVAHPDDPPMPELRGTARLFYTPSEYEKLFKVNASPASGFECCLGTLQEMPDSDVYDLVDRYSKNGRIGYIHFRNVIGKVPHYREAFVDEGDLDMVRIIQILKKNNYEGVLIPDHTPEMSTASGWHAGMAFALGYMRGVIQTLERS; encoded by the coding sequence ATGAAACTAGGATTAGGACTTTATAAAAGCACCCTCACCGCGAAGAACTTCGCATTTGCCCGCCAGACGGGCGCCACCCACATCGTGGCCCAGCTGGTCGATTACATCCGGGGTGATAACCCGCGCCTCACCAACGATTACCACCGCGGCTGGGGCGAGACCCGTAACCAGGATAGGCCCTGGACGTATGAAATGCTCGCAGCCCTGCAAAAAGACATTGCCTCCCATGGACTGACCCTCGAAGCCATCGAAAACCTGGATCCTTCCCATTGGTACGATGTCCTGCTCGACGGCCCACATAAGGTCCAGCAGCTGGAAGGCATCAAGCAGCTGATCCGTAACATGGGCAAACTGGGCATTCCTATCCTCGGCTATTATTTCAGCCTGGCTGGTGTGTGGGGGTGGAAACTGGCTCCGGTCGGTCGCGGTGACGCCAACTCCGTGGTTTTTGATGCGGATAAGATAGATCTGTCTATACCCATTCCCGCCGGCATGGTATGGAATATGTCGTATGCAGACCCCATCCCGGGAGCTACGGTACCCGGTACTAGCCGGGAAGAAATGTGGCAACGGTTGCAATATTTCTTAGATGTGTTACTGCCTGTTGCCGAGGAGAATAATGTGCGACTGGTCGCTCATCCCGATGATCCGCCCATGCCGGAGTTACGTGGCACCGCCCGCTTGTTTTACACCCCATCGGAATATGAAAAATTATTCAAGGTGAACGCCAGCCCGGCTAGTGGCTTTGAATGTTGCCTGGGCACCCTGCAGGAAATGCCGGATAGTGATGTTTACGACCTGGTGGATCGCTACAGTAAAAATGGACGCATCGGATACATCCATTTCCGCAATGTAATCGGGAAGGTGCCCCATTATCGTGAGGCATTTGTCGATGAAGGGGACCTGGATATGGTTCGCATCATACAGATCCTGAAAAAAAATAATTATGAAGGGGTCCTGATACCCGATCATACACCGGAGATGAGTACCGCGTCGGGATGGCATGCCGGAATGGCATTTGCCCTGGGCTACATGCGGGGTGTCATACAAACGCTGGAGCGCTCATGA
- a CDS encoding DUF4432 family protein codes for MSCRLSISGIDDMAAVILENDHLRIGILPGRGSDIYEFFYKPLKQDYLLRLSKGIRNPNRHFSQIRDTGSQFEDYYYGGWQVCLPNSQPFNYRGAALGQHGEVSLISWQYRIDEEGPETVAVTCTAEVLRLPLKIHRRFALHRGEAALHLSESVTNTGRSTLDIMWGQHIAFGAPFIEQGIQLHTNARTIEAEQAMPALRWLKPGQKSNWPRASGTEGQPLDASRIPARGEGEYSELAYLEGYPQEAYYELRSARAGFRLHWDGSLFRTLWMWQERNAVQDFPWWGDCYTLALEPWTARWTDEPEAAIRDGKWLRIEGGQTIKTNLSAEAFKVKTTEAYDG; via the coding sequence ATGAGTTGCAGGCTTTCCATATCCGGGATAGATGACATGGCTGCGGTCATATTGGAGAACGATCATCTGCGGATAGGCATCCTACCCGGTCGCGGAAGCGACATCTATGAATTCTTTTATAAGCCGTTGAAGCAGGATTATTTGCTCCGGTTATCGAAAGGAATCCGTAATCCCAACCGCCACTTTTCCCAGATCCGTGATACGGGCAGCCAGTTTGAAGATTATTATTATGGCGGATGGCAGGTATGCCTGCCGAATAGTCAACCGTTTAACTACCGGGGGGCAGCGCTGGGTCAGCACGGAGAAGTTTCTCTGATCTCGTGGCAATACCGGATCGATGAAGAAGGTCCTGAAACCGTCGCCGTCACCTGCACCGCAGAGGTACTGCGGCTCCCGCTGAAAATACACCGCCGGTTTGCATTGCATCGTGGAGAAGCAGCTCTGCATCTAAGCGAATCGGTTACCAATACCGGCCGGTCCACCCTGGACATCATGTGGGGCCAGCACATCGCTTTTGGCGCACCCTTCATCGAACAGGGAATACAGCTCCATACCAATGCCAGAACGATCGAAGCAGAACAAGCCATGCCTGCTTTGCGCTGGTTGAAGCCAGGGCAAAAATCCAACTGGCCAAGGGCCTCCGGAACGGAGGGCCAGCCTTTGGATGCCAGCCGGATACCTGCGCGGGGTGAGGGGGAGTACAGTGAGCTGGCTTACCTGGAGGGGTATCCGCAGGAGGCTTATTACGAATTGCGATCAGCAAGGGCTGGATTTAGACTGCATTGGGATGGAAGCCTGTTTCGAACCTTGTGGATGTGGCAGGAACGCAATGCCGTCCAGGACTTTCCCTGGTGGGGCGATTGCTATACGCTTGCGTTGGAGCCGTGGACGGCAAGATGGACAGACGAGCCAGAAGCTGCCATCCGGGACGGCAAATGGCTGCGGATCGAAGGCGGACAAACCATAAAGACCAATCTTAGCGCGGAAGCATTTAAAGTTAAAACAACCGAAGCTTATGATGGATAA
- a CDS encoding SMP-30/gluconolactonase/LRE family protein yields the protein MMDKMSIYADGLDHAECVAWHPDGSLWAGGEAGQIYRIDPDTREPTIVASTGGFILGIAFSPDCSWMLVCDLGQNCLWRLDCRTYELTLFAKGAAGHYFQIPNYGCFDRNGSVYVSESGAFREVNGKILRFDPAGKGEIWHDGPFNFANGMTLDAREENLYVVCSFLPGIERVRILEDGSAGDREVFATLPETVPDGMAFDADGGLWVSCYAPNKLYRITSDRKVRLMVDDWEGHTLANPTNIAFGGAHFDQLFAANLGRWHLTKIDIGVKGLKLPCHL from the coding sequence ATGATGGATAAAATGAGCATTTATGCGGATGGACTGGACCATGCCGAGTGTGTTGCCTGGCACCCGGACGGCTCGCTGTGGGCCGGTGGTGAGGCCGGTCAGATCTATCGCATTGACCCGGATACGCGTGAGCCCACCATAGTAGCCTCCACCGGTGGATTTATCCTGGGGATCGCCTTCAGCCCCGATTGCAGCTGGATGCTGGTCTGCGATCTGGGACAAAACTGCCTGTGGCGGCTGGACTGCCGGACGTATGAACTGACCCTGTTTGCAAAGGGTGCTGCAGGGCATTATTTTCAGATTCCGAATTATGGATGTTTTGACCGGAATGGCAGCGTGTATGTCTCAGAGAGCGGCGCCTTCCGGGAGGTAAACGGGAAAATACTCCGCTTCGATCCTGCTGGAAAGGGTGAGATATGGCATGATGGCCCTTTCAATTTTGCCAATGGTATGACCCTGGACGCCCGGGAGGAAAACCTCTATGTCGTCTGTTCCTTCTTACCGGGAATCGAACGTGTCCGTATTCTGGAGGATGGCTCTGCAGGGGATCGCGAAGTATTCGCAACCTTGCCGGAAACCGTTCCTGATGGTATGGCTTTTGATGCCGATGGTGGTCTGTGGGTATCCTGCTATGCACCTAATAAACTATACCGCATAACTTCGGACCGCAAGGTACGGCTCATGGTTGACGACTGGGAGGGACACACCTTGGCCAATCCAACCAACATCGCCTTCGGGGGAGCACATTTCGACCAGCTCTTCGCGGCCAACCTGGGCCGGTGGCACCTGACTAAGATTGATATTGGAGTAAAAGGACTTAAATTGCCATGTCACCTATGA
- a CDS encoding SDR family oxidoreductase produces the protein MKAFGGRHIMITGAAKGIGRAATELFLEEGARVSGLDVDDAAMAAMQHDALKMYHCDVGKSEAVRSTVAEAITAFGSVDVLVNNAGINRYGTVTETSEELWDQVMNSNLKSAFLMSKAVLPGMVAQGSGVIINVASVQAFVSQDQVAAYATSKTALLGLTRTIAIDYAPQIRCVAVCPGTIDTPMLQHAILESPDPAAVLQECKDMHLLKKIGSAKEVAAFIVFLAGENASFATGQAYRIDGGLGIAIGGSKQKDQ, from the coding sequence ATGAAAGCATTTGGAGGAAGACACATCATGATCACCGGGGCGGCCAAAGGCATCGGACGGGCCGCTACGGAATTATTTCTTGAGGAAGGAGCACGCGTATCCGGACTGGATGTCGATGATGCGGCTATGGCTGCCATGCAGCACGATGCACTCAAAATGTATCATTGCGATGTCGGGAAGAGTGAAGCTGTAAGGAGTACCGTAGCGGAGGCGATCACAGCTTTTGGATCGGTCGATGTACTGGTCAACAATGCCGGCATCAACCGCTATGGTACCGTGACGGAGACCAGTGAGGAATTGTGGGATCAGGTGATGAACAGCAACCTGAAGAGCGCCTTTTTGATGAGTAAAGCGGTTCTTCCGGGCATGGTTGCCCAGGGTTCCGGGGTTATCATCAATGTCGCCAGCGTCCAGGCTTTCGTCAGCCAGGATCAGGTGGCCGCGTATGCCACTTCCAAAACTGCCCTGTTGGGATTGACCCGTACCATAGCCATCGATTACGCCCCTCAGATACGCTGTGTGGCAGTATGTCCGGGAACCATTGATACGCCGATGTTGCAGCATGCCATCCTGGAGTCACCGGATCCCGCTGCGGTGCTACAGGAGTGCAAAGACATGCATTTGCTGAAAAAGATCGGCTCAGCGAAGGAAGTTGCCGCATTCATTGTCTTCCTGGCCGGAGAAAATGCCTCGTTTGCTACCGGACAAGCCTATCGGATCGATGGCGGACTGGGCATCGCCATTGGCGGGAGCAAGCAAAAGGACCAATAA
- a CDS encoding GntR family transcriptional regulator encodes MSKKEEVKIEIDHKSPLPLHVQVEDLLRRMIALPDYQQGKLLPNEVSLARQLGISRSTLRQATNKLVYEGLLYRKKGVGTMVYRPVDSKAKNWLSFTQEMKSKGIKVVNYSINLEWEEAPEEVANFFTVPEGTKLLRMERVRGNEDRPFVYFISYFSPTIGLTGDEDFTQPLYELLENKFSVYAKLSIEEITAMAADGLIAQKLGIEVALPILKRKRFVYDPGRRPIEYNIGYYKSDSIIYTVESEREL; translated from the coding sequence ATGAGTAAAAAGGAAGAAGTAAAAATTGAAATAGATCACAAGAGTCCGCTTCCACTGCACGTCCAGGTCGAAGACTTGCTGCGGCGGATGATCGCATTGCCCGATTACCAGCAAGGCAAGCTCCTTCCCAATGAAGTGAGCCTGGCCCGCCAATTGGGCATTTCCCGAAGCACCCTGCGTCAGGCCACCAATAAACTGGTGTACGAAGGATTGCTCTACCGGAAAAAAGGCGTAGGCACCATGGTTTACCGTCCGGTCGACAGTAAAGCCAAGAACTGGTTGAGTTTCACGCAGGAGATGAAGTCGAAAGGCATCAAAGTGGTCAATTATTCGATCAATCTGGAATGGGAAGAAGCGCCGGAAGAAGTAGCTAATTTTTTCACCGTACCTGAGGGGACCAAATTGCTTAGAATGGAGCGCGTACGGGGCAATGAAGACCGCCCCTTCGTGTATTTTATCTCCTATTTCAGCCCCACCATCGGCCTGACCGGCGATGAAGATTTTACGCAGCCCCTCTATGAGCTGCTGGAAAACAAATTCTCAGTCTATGCCAAGCTGAGCATCGAGGAGATCACCGCCATGGCCGCCGACGGATTGATCGCTCAAAAACTGGGAATAGAAGTGGCATTGCCCATATTAAAGCGGAAACGGTTTGTCTACGACCCGGGACGTCGGCCCATTGAATACAACATCGGCTATTACAAATCCGACAGCATTATCTACACCGTCGAAAGCGAACGCGAACTATGA